A single region of the Triticum dicoccoides isolate Atlit2015 ecotype Zavitan chromosome 2B, WEW_v2.0, whole genome shotgun sequence genome encodes:
- the LOC119362760 gene encoding C2 domain-containing protein At1g53590-like: protein MDITEVTVVHHVALVLAALWAAGNAGWAHPALFLLALVYIFAVNGRYTMRLKKRLQFEEKRSANQRRLLSDAETVRWLNYAVEKMWPVCMERVASQQFLLPIFPWFISKFKPWTARKAEIQSLYLGQNPPMFTDIRVVSQSTDDDHLVLELGMNFLAADDMDARMAVQLRKRLGFGITANMHITGMHIEGKVLVGVRFLQQWPFIGRVRVCFVEPPYFQMTVKPLFSHGLDVTELPGISGWLDRMLDVAFGQTLVEPNMLVIDMEKFASESESTDNWFTVDEKPPIAHAKVEIMEGADMKPSDPNGLSDPYVKGQLGPYRFQTKIHKKTLNPKWLEQFKIPITSWESSNLLSLQVRDKDHIFDDPLGNCSISINKLRGGQRHDMWIPLKHIKTGRVHIAVTVLEDENGKVPSDEDELCGTPKEGKASTPGSSFSSKTNTESASSAGYRNMTDEYEPVDIKGLEKAGVWVHRPGSDVAATWEPRKGRARCQDSQILRENDGCSDSPRSSVSESQTSNSSTEEPASGNKSHRHLRKVKKGLVKLAGAMRHNKNSKNTSDDEESSPCETPHPNIRPVGESRVLVTYVVDEDARSSSMERRSDDAHSSPERAGEESPTKGQLRKKAAHMVKHAGKAAHNLKSMLSRKGLDKGREDECRNEEEGDLDVKRVDSFPARSGAMGDAAESLAGGKDKAL from the exons GTAAATGGACGGTACACGATGAGACTGAAGAAGCGATTACAGTTTGAGGAAAAGAGAAGTGCCAACCAAAGAAGG CTCCTCTCTGATGCAGAGACAGTGCGGTGGCTAAATTATGCTGTTGAGAAGATGTGGCCAGTTTGCATGGAAAGGGTTGCATCTCAGCAGTTCCTTTTGCCCATATTCCCCTGGTTCATAAGCAAGTTCAAACCATGGACCGCA AGGAAAGCtgagatccaaagcctttacttggGTCAGAATCCACCTATGTTTACAGATATCAGGGTCGTCAGTCAATCAACTGATGATGACCATCTG GTTCTGGAGCTAGGAATGAACTTCCTTGCTGCAGATGATATGGATGCAAGGATGGCTGTACAACTAAGGAAGAGATTAGGGTTTGGTATTACAGCAAACATGCATATAACCGGCATGCATATTGAAGGCAAG GTCCTTGTTGGTGTGAGGTTTCTTCAACAGTGGCCCTTTATTGGGCGTGTACGAGTGTGCTTTGTTGAGCCTCCATACTTCCAGATGACAGTGAAGCCGCTATTTAGTCATGGGCTTGACGTGACTGAACTTCCAGGAATTTCTGGATGGCTT GACAGAATGTTGGATGTTGCCTTTGGACAGACCCTTGTTGAG CCTAACATGCTAGTTATTGATATGGAGAAGTTTGCCTCAGAGTCGGAATCTACAG ATAATTGGTTTACTGTTGATGAGAAGCCACCTATTGCGCATGCCAAGGTAGAGATCATGGAGGGGGCTGACATGAAACCTTCTGATCCAAATG GTTTATCGGACCCGTATGTGAAAGGCCAGCTTGGACCATACCGTTTCCAGACAAAGATCCATAAGAAAACTCTCAACCCCAAATGGCTGGAGCAGTTCAAGATACCAATTACTTCATGGGAATCATCCAATCTTCTTTCTCTTCAAGTTCGAGACAAGGACCATATCTTTGATGACCCACTCGG CAATTGTTCAATCAGTATCAATAAACTGAGAGGAGGACAAAGACACGATATGTGGATTCCACTAAAGCATATAAAGACAGGGAGGGTTCATATAGCTGTTACGGTACTTGAAGATGAAAATGGAAAG GTACCTAGTGACGAAGATGAACTGTGTGGAACACCCAAGGAGGGGAAAGCTAGCACACCAGGGTCTAGTTTTTCTTCGAAGACCAACACCGAGAGTGCATCTTCTGCGGGATACCGGAATATGACCGATGAATATGAACCTGTGGACATCAAAGGACTGGAAAAGGCTGGAGTCTGGGTACACCGGCCTGGCAGCGATGTCGCCGCTACCTGGGAGCCTCGGAAGGGGCGAGCGCGGTGCCAGGACTCCCAAATACTGCGGGAAAATGATGGCTGCAGCGATAGCCCTCGGTCATCGGTGTCAGAATCTCAGACAAGCAACTCCAGCACTGAAGAACCAGCCAGCGGTAACAAATCGCATCGCCACCTTCGCAAGGTGAAGAAGGGTTTGGTGAAACTGGCTGGAGCTATGCGCCAcaacaagaactccaagaacacgagCGATGACGAAGAATCCTCTCCGTGCGAAACGCCGCACCCCAACATACGGCCTGTTGGAGAAAGCAGGGTGTTGGTAACGTATGTCGTCGATGAAGACGCGAGGAGCAGCAGCATGGAGCGGAGGTCGGATGACGCGCACTCCAGTCCCGAGAGAGCCGGGGAAGAGAGCCCGACGAAGGGACAGCTGAGGAAGAAGGCGGCGCATATGGTGAAACATGCGGGGAAAGCTGCTCATAACCTGAAGAGCATGCTCAGCAGGAAAGGCCTTGACAAGGGCAGAGAAGACGAGTGCAGAAACGAGGAGGAAGGCGATCTCGATGTGAAGAGAGTTGATTCTTTTCCTGCACGCAGCGGCGCTATGGGCGATGCTGCGGAGTCCTTGGCTGGTGGGA